A genomic segment from Corylus avellana chromosome ca5, CavTom2PMs-1.0 encodes:
- the LOC132180815 gene encoding L-aspartate oxidase 2-a, chloroplastic, giving the protein MTTCIPAGTGSLHYSATLGKGQGCRTTSWVSGVTFKRCIQKELSWSRGVSKLLQIQRCNFSQSPFSEHWKPLRTVTSSCLRDGSTKYFDFAIIGSGVAGLRYALEVAKHGSVAVITKAEPHESNTNYAQGGVSAVLCPSDSVESHMHDTIVAGAYLCDEETVRVVCTEGPDRIRELIAMGASFDHGEDGNLHLAREGGHSHHRIVHAADMTGREIERALLKAVVNDPNISVFEHHFAIDLLTCQDCSDTICLGVDTLNTETLEVIRFISKVTLLASGGAGHIYPTTTNPLVATGDGMAMAHRAQAVISNMEFVQFHPTALADKGLPIKPTKSRENAFLITEAVRGDGGILYNLGMERFMPLYDERAELAPRDVVARSIDDQLKKRNEKYVFLDISHRAREKILSHFPNIAAECLQYGLDITRQPIPVVPAAHYMCGGVRAGLHGETNVQGLYVAGEVACTGLHGANRLASNSLLEALVFARRAVQPSIDHMKSSKHDLSTSNLWGRPVVPSSLGSDAMDKVLTMTRKTRKELQSIMWDYVGIVRSTTRLEFAEQKIGELEAKWEEYLFQQGWEPTMVGLEACEMRNLFCCAELVISSALARHESRGLHYTVDFPHLEESKRLPTIIFPCSSVKSTWCSRQLHKQLMC; this is encoded by the exons ATGACAACTTGTATACCTGCTGGAACCGGCAGCTTGCATTATAGTGCAACACTAGGCAAGGGACAAGGTTGTAGAACAACTTCTTGGGTTTCCGGTGTAACATTCAAGAGATGCATACAGAAAGAGCTTTCATG GTCACGTGGAGTATCTAAGCTCTTGCAGATCCAGAGATGTAATTTTTCCCAATCTCCATTTAGTGAGCATTGGAAGCCCCTTAGAACTGTCACTTCATCGTGCTTGAGAGATGGTTCCACAAAGTATTTTGATTTTGCTATCATTGGCAGTGGAGTTGCAGGCCTTCGTTATGCTCTTGAAGTTGCAAAGCATGGATCTGTCGCTGTGATTACCAAGGCTGAGCCTCATGAGAGCAACACAAACTATGCTCAGGGTGGTGTTAGTGCTGTGTTGTGCCCTTCAGATTCTGTGGAGAGTCACATGCACGACACCATTGTAGCAGGGGCTTATCTATGTGATGAGGAGACTGTCAGG GTTGTCTGTACAGAAGGACCTGACAGAATCAGAGAATTGATTGCTATGGGTGCCTCATTTGATCATGGGGAAGATGGGAACTTGCATCTAGCAAGGGAGGGGGGGCACTCTCATCACAGAATTGTTCATGCTGCTGATATGACTGGAAGGGAGATTGAGCGGGCTCTACTGAAGGCAGTTGTCAATGATCCAAATATTTCTGTGTTTGAACATCATTTTGCGATAGATTTACTAACTTGTCAG GATTGCTCTGACACAATATGTCTGGGTGTTGACACATTGAATACTGAAACATTAGAG GTGATAAGGTTTATTTCAAAGGTGACTTTACTTGCATCAGGTGGGGCTGGACATATCTATCCAACAACTACAAATCCTCTG GTAGCCACGGGAGATGGAATGGCCATGGCCCATCGGGCTCAAGCTGTTATTTCAAATATGGA ATTTGTGCAGTTCCACCCAACTGCCTTAGCTGACAAAGGCCTTCCCATCAAACCAACCAAGTCTCGAGAGAATGCATTTCTTATTACTGAAGCTGTTAGGGGTGACGGAGGCATACTGTACAATTTGGGCATGGAAAGGTTCATGCCCTTGTATGATGAGAGAGCAGAGCTTGCTCCCAGGGATGTGGTGGCAAGAAGTATAGATGACCAGCTTAAAAAGCGCAATGAGAAGTATGTGTTCCTTGATATTAGTCACAGAGCCAGGGAAAAAATTCTCTCCCACTTCCCCAACATTGCTGCTGAGTGCCTACAGTATGGTCTGGACATTACCCGTCAGCCGATTCCAGTGGTTCCCGCTGCTCATTACATGTGTGGGGGTGTGCGCGCTGGGCTTCATGGGGAGACAAATGTTCAGGGCTTGTATGTGGCAGGAGAGGTTGCATGTACAGGTTTGCATGGAGCAAATCGACTTGCTAGTAACTCATTACTTGAAGCACTAGTTTTTGCAAGAAGAGCTGTCCAGCCCTCAATTGATCACATGAAGAGTTCTAAACATGATCTAAGTACTTCAAATTTGTGGGGTAGACCAGTTGTTCCTTCTTCACTTGGGAGTGATGCTATGGACAAAGTTTTAACAATgacaagaaaaacaaggaaagaatTGCAATCAATCATGTGGGATTATGTGGGAATTGTTCGGTCGACGACAAGGCTGGAATTTGCAGAGCAAAAGATTGGTGAGTTGGAGGCTAAATGGGAAGAGTACTTATTTCAGCAAGGGTGGGAGCCAACAATGGTGGGGCTTGAGGCTTGTGAAATGAGGAACCTCTTTTGTTGTGCAGAGCTGGTGATCAGCAGTGCCCTTGCCAGGCATGAAAGCCGTGGGCTTCACTACACGGTCGATTTTCCTCATCTGGAGGAAAGTAAGAGGCTCCCAACAATTATTTTCCCTTGTTCATCAGTCAAGAGTACCTGGTGTTCACGACAACTGCACAAGCAGCTCATGTGTTAA